From a region of the Chromatiales bacterium genome:
- a CDS encoding ParA family protein translates to MRKIMLLNAKGGSGKTTIATNLASYYATKNLNVVLADFDPQKSSLSWLSARSPSKPPIRAYDGVRRRGASQKAADICIMDTPAALHGKDLNSMIRRAETIIIPVLPSMLDMRAAREFIKEIRSFPAIIGKRAKIAVIGNRVRMQTNVAWQLDEFLLKLRFSFPTHLRDSMNYIRAAEKGLGIFEMSRYATIAERDDWMPLLRWLGSQRSMPY, encoded by the coding sequence ATGAGAAAAATTATGTTACTAAATGCTAAAGGAGGATCCGGTAAAACCACTATTGCAACCAATTTGGCGAGCTATTACGCAACCAAAAACCTAAATGTAGTTTTAGCAGATTTCGACCCCCAAAAGAGTAGCCTGAGTTGGCTGTCAGCGCGGTCTCCAAGTAAGCCCCCTATCCGAGCATATGACGGGGTTAGGAGACGCGGTGCCTCCCAGAAAGCTGCAGATATCTGCATTATGGATACCCCGGCAGCTCTACACGGTAAAGATCTCAATAGTATGATAAGGCGAGCCGAGACTATTATCATTCCGGTGCTCCCATCTATGTTGGATATGCGCGCAGCGCGCGAGTTTATCAAAGAGATACGATCGTTCCCTGCTATTATTGGTAAACGCGCCAAAATAGCCGTTATCGGCAATCGGGTGCGCATGCAAACGAATGTAGCCTGGCAACTAGACGAGTTTTTACTCAAGTTACGTTTTTCTTTCCCCACCCATCTCAGAGACAGCATGAATTATATACGCGCTGCTGAGAAAGGGCTTGGCATATTTGAGATGTCTCGCTACGCAACTATCGCTGAACGCGATGACTGGATGCCTTTGTTGCGCTGGTTAGGCAGCCAACGCAGTATGCCATATTAA
- the mutY gene encoding A/G-specific adenine glycosylase, giving the protein MLAPFSTRLLKWYACSGRKNLPWQRSVSAYRVWVSEIMLQQTQVQTVIPYYRRFMRYFPSLKSLAESPLSEVMVQWAGLGYYARARNMHRTARLIRSHYGGRFPKDKKILMTLPGIGRSTASAILALAYRQRHAILDGNVKRVLARHADIAARPGDTTANRKLWKQADDYLPHQNIAEYTQALMDLGALVCTKNNPQCERCPVAEDCLARKIGCIAERPCLAISKKKPHRHVFMLMAMHKDSILLERRPPSGIWGGLSSFPEMQSQAEAEAWCRQKIGHITNTNCLPSFKHQFTHFSLTITPLKVEIGKIYPRISEENGLVWCKLLYSISGVPAPVKKLIVQLQNSRDKDDS; this is encoded by the coding sequence ATGCTCGCACCTTTTTCCACTCGTTTGCTGAAGTGGTATGCGTGTAGCGGTAGAAAAAATTTACCCTGGCAGCGCAGTGTATCGGCTTATCGGGTGTGGGTTTCCGAGATTATGCTACAGCAGACCCAAGTACAAACGGTTATTCCATATTACCGTCGTTTCATGCGCTACTTCCCCAGCCTTAAATCTCTCGCAGAGAGCCCATTGTCGGAAGTCATGGTGCAGTGGGCGGGCTTGGGTTATTATGCTCGCGCTAGAAACATGCACCGCACTGCGCGCCTTATAAGATCACACTATGGTGGTCGTTTTCCCAAGGATAAAAAGATCTTAATGACATTACCTGGTATTGGCCGATCAACCGCTTCAGCCATTTTGGCTCTGGCATATAGGCAAAGACACGCTATTCTGGATGGCAATGTTAAACGCGTGCTTGCCAGACACGCCGACATTGCAGCTCGTCCAGGCGATACTACGGCAAATCGCAAGCTATGGAAACAAGCCGATGACTACCTACCACACCAAAATATTGCCGAATACACACAAGCGTTGATGGATCTAGGGGCTCTGGTCTGCACAAAAAATAACCCGCAATGCGAGCGTTGTCCAGTGGCAGAAGATTGTCTTGCTCGCAAGATTGGTTGCATCGCCGAGCGACCTTGCTTAGCTATCTCGAAGAAAAAGCCACACCGTCATGTATTTATGCTTATGGCTATGCACAAAGACAGTATTTTGTTAGAACGCAGACCTCCATCTGGGATATGGGGTGGTCTGTCGAGCTTTCCAGAGATGCAGAGTCAAGCTGAAGCTGAAGCCTGGTGTCGACAGAAAATAGGGCACATCACCAACACAAATTGTTTGCCGTCTTTCAAGCATCAATTTACTCATTTCTCGTTGACCATAACCCCATTAAAAGTAGAGATTGGAAAAATTTATCCGCGTATAAGTGAGGAAAATGGTTTAGTTTGGTGTAAACTTTTATATTCAATCAGCGGTGTGCCTGCACCCGTTAAAAAATTGATAGTGCAATTACAAAATAGTAGGGACAAAGATGACTCGTAA
- a CDS encoding oxidative damage protection protein → MTRKVHCSKLGKEAEGLDYVPYPGDLGQRIYDNISAQVWQQWVNHQTMLINEYRLTPVEPKARKFLEEEMEKFLFGEGSAKPEEFVDPNK, encoded by the coding sequence ATGACTCGTAAAGTACACTGTTCGAAGCTTGGTAAAGAAGCCGAAGGTTTAGATTATGTGCCTTATCCTGGTGATTTAGGACAACGCATTTACGATAATATTAGCGCACAAGTATGGCAGCAATGGGTCAACCATCAAACGATGCTGATTAACGAATATCGCTTAACCCCTGTCGAACCGAAAGCGCGTAAGTTTCTTGAGGAAGAAATGGAGAAATTCTTGTTCGGTGAAGGTTCCGCAAAACCCGAAGAGTTTGTCGACCCAAATAAATGA